In Arvicanthis niloticus isolate mArvNil1 chromosome Y unlocalized genomic scaffold, mArvNil1.pat.X SUPER_Y_unloc_4, whole genome shotgun sequence, one genomic interval encodes:
- the LOC117701320 gene encoding LOW QUALITY PROTEIN: sex-determining region Y protein-like (The sequence of the model RefSeq protein was modified relative to this genomic sequence to represent the inferred CDS: deleted 1 base in 1 codon) has product MEGHIKRPMNAFMVWSRGERRKLAQKNPSMQNTEISKQLGYRWKSLTEAEKRPFFQEAQRLKTLHREKYPNYKYQPHRRAKVPQRSGTLQPAAASTKLYSLLQWDINPHTITYRQEWARAAHLSSKDQQSKGHVQPMSIPTGHPLQQQQQQQQQQQQYQQQHQFHQQQLTYLLTADITGEHTP; this is encoded by the exons ATGGAGGGCCATATCAAGCGCCCCATGAATGCATTTATGGTGTGGTCCCGTGGTGAGAGGCGCAAGTTGGCCCAGAAGAATCCCAGCATGCAAAATACAGAGATCAGCAAGCAGCTGGGATACAGGtggaaaagccttacagaagcagaaaaaaggCCTTTTTTCCAGGAGGCACAGAGACTGAAGAccctacacagagagaaataccCAAACTATAAATATCAGCCTCATCGTAGGGCTAAAGTGCCACAGAGGAGTGGTACTTTGCAGCCTGCTGCTGCCTCAACAAAACTGTACAGTCTGCTACAGTGGGACATAAACCCCCACACCATCACATACAGACAAGAATGGGCTAGAGCTGCACACCTGTCCTCCAAGGACCAGCAAAGCAAAGGA CATGTACAGCCTATGAGCATCCCCACGGGGCAcccactgcagcagcagcagcaacagcagcaacagcagcagcaataccAGCAGCAACACCAGTTCCACCAGCAGCAGCTAACCTACTTACTGACAGCTGACATCACTGGTGAGCATACACCATAG